One window of Hyphomicrobiales bacterium genomic DNA carries:
- a CDS encoding AAA family ATPase codes for MKWSSQQDDALRDVARWLSNRDSQVFRLFGFAGTGKTTLARHLAEGVDGEVVFGAFTGKAAHVLRQKGCAGASTLHSLIYRPAGTSEDEEDEGAEQPLFAIRRDAPASEADLIIIDECSMVDEELGRDLLSFGVPVLVLGDPAQLPPVKGGGFFTEHEPDIMLTEVHRQAADNPIIRMSMDVREGRDLDYGTYGDSRMIRRGDITSEVILEADQVLVGMNRTRRLYNNRIRELLGYRDWRPAAGEKLVCLRNDKKKGLLNGGTWSVAASRSPRKGMLRLDVEPDDEVLAKKVAVSVAPEFFQGTYEKLPYPKRRRSDEFDYGYALTVHKSQGSQWDHLVLFDESGAFREHRDRWLYTGITRAAETLTLVR; via the coding sequence ATGAAATGGTCTTCTCAACAAGATGATGCTTTGCGCGATGTTGCGCGCTGGTTATCCAATCGTGATTCCCAGGTTTTCCGGCTTTTTGGCTTTGCGGGAACAGGAAAAACCACGCTTGCGCGTCATTTGGCTGAAGGCGTGGATGGCGAAGTTGTTTTTGGTGCTTTTACCGGAAAAGCGGCCCATGTGCTGCGCCAAAAGGGTTGCGCGGGGGCATCGACGCTGCATTCGCTGATTTATCGGCCTGCGGGCACCAGCGAGGATGAAGAGGACGAGGGGGCTGAACAGCCGCTTTTTGCTATTCGTCGAGATGCGCCGGCGTCAGAGGCCGATCTTATCATCATTGATGAATGCTCTATGGTTGATGAGGAGCTGGGGCGCGATCTGTTGTCTTTTGGGGTGCCGGTATTGGTACTCGGTGATCCGGCGCAATTGCCACCAGTTAAAGGTGGTGGGTTTTTTACCGAACATGAGCCAGACATCATGCTGACAGAGGTGCACCGTCAGGCGGCTGATAATCCGATTATTCGCATGTCTATGGATGTGCGCGAGGGGCGTGATCTGGATTATGGCACCTATGGCGATAGCCGGATGATCAGGCGAGGGGATATTACTTCCGAGGTTATCTTAGAGGCAGATCAGGTTCTTGTTGGCATGAACCGCACAAGGCGACTTTATAATAATCGCATCAGAGAACTCTTGGGTTATCGTGACTGGCGGCCGGCGGCGGGTGAAAAACTGGTTTGCTTGCGTAATGACAAGAAAAAAGGCCTCTTGAATGGTGGCACGTGGAGTGTTGCTGCATCCCGTTCACCGCGCAAAGGTATGTTGCGACTTGATGTCGAGCCGGATGACGAGGTGCTTGCTAAAAAGGTGGCGGTTTCAGTGGCGCCCGAGTTTTTTCAAGGCACTTATGAAAAACTGCCCTATCCCAAACGTCGCCGTTCCGATGAATTTGACTATGGCTACGCTTTGACAGTGCATAAAAGCCAAGGCTCTCAATGGGATCATCTGGTGTTGTTTGATGAGAGCGGAGCATTCCGCGAACATCGCGATCGCTGGCTTTATACAGGCATCACAAGGGCTGCGGAAACGCTCACTCTTGTGCGATAA